The window AATCCCCTTGTTGTCAAATTATTTGATAAACTTGTGGGCTTTTCATCGGGCTGGACTCCCGGTTCCGAGTTTAAACTTTTTTCGGTAAAAAATTCTGCGGGTGAAAATATAAAATTTGCGGCACCGATTTGTTTTGAAGACGCTTTTCCGAATGTTTGTGTCGGCTTGCATAATTTAGGAAGCGAGCTTTTGGTTAATATGAGTAATGATTCATGGTCGAAAACCGCGAGCGCCGAATATCAGCATTTTGTAGTTTCTTATTACAGGGCTATAGAACTTAGAACAACTCTTGTCCGCTCTACAAATTCGGGGTTTTCCGCTGTCGTTGACCCTTACGGACGGGTTTTATATACTATGCCTCTTTTTAAAGCTGTTTCAGGTTTTGTTGAAATCCCCATATACGGACATACAAAAACACCCTTTGCAATTTTTAAAGACTGGTTTCCGGCGCTTATTTTTACGATTTTAATGTTGTTAATGGCGGTTCAATGGATTACTTCCGTAAAAAAGAAAGTTTCTGCACCTCTTCCTTCCTCTCATTGGAAAGAACATAAAAAAAACATAAAATTTATACGCAGGTACAAACCTTTATTTTCGGTTAAACGTTATAAACGACAAAATAAATAAAGGCTTTTTCAAACGTTTTTTTAATATTCTTCAATTTTTCTTAAAAAACATATAAAAAAAATTTAAGTTTTTCGCAATATTGCCGATAATAATAATACATACCGAATAAAGACGGTGTGTCTTTTGACATCCGGACACCGTTTTAATATAGTCGGAAAAATTACGTTTTGAATTTATTTCAAGGACGGTAAAGTGCCTGTTAAAGGTTAGAGCCTTTTATACGGGTTTAGAGATTGGCAAAATATTGCCAATCTCTTTTTTTTGCTTTTGCTTTTTAAGCCGGATATTAAAAATAACCGGCTTAAAAAATTTAATTGGTTTCCCGTTTTTTTCGTATTGCAAAAATAAATACCGCTAAACAGATGATTGCAAAAGCTATTCCTATCGGATAAGAAATGTGTGTAGGCAGTCGGAAGCCTTCCGGAGCCATTAAAATATATGTCATTGAAACCGCACTCATAAATACGGCAGGGATTACAGCTATTATGTAAGATTTTTTATTTAAGAATAGGTACATAGCTCCCGCCCACAAAGCTATCATAGCCAGAGTTTGGTTGGACCATGCAAAATAACGCCAAATAATAGTAAAGTTTATTTGAGATAAAAAGCCTCCTATTCCCAAAAGCGGGACTGCAAGAATTAAACGTTTTTTTATATCTTTTTGTTCAATGTTAAGCCAATCGGATAAGGTTAAACGTGCACTTCTGAAAGCCGTATCTCCTGAAGTTATGGGGCATGCAACTACGCCTAAAAAGGCTAAAATACCTCCTATTATGCCTAAAAGTTCAAAGGAAATATTGTGAACTACTCCGGCAGGGCCTCCGAGTTTTCCGAGAGCTTCCGCAAGTCCGCCCGTACCGTTGTAAAATGCTACACCGGCAGCCGCCCAAATAAGAGCTATAATTCCTTCTCCTACCATAGCTCCGTAAAAAACTTTACGGCCGTCAGCTTCCGTTTTGATACATCTTGCCATTAGAGGTGATTGTGTTGCATGGAACCCTGAAATTGCGCCGCAGGCGATTGTAATGAATAAGAGAGGCCATCTCGGAAGGTCTTGCGGGTGTACGTTTGCAAAAGAGAATTCCTGCATTGTCATTTTACCGGAAAATACTCCCCAAAAGATACCTCCGCATATTCCCAATGCCATTATAATTAAAACAATGCCGAATACGGGATAAATCTTTGAAATAATCTTATCTATCGGAAGCATAGTTGCCAAAAAGTAATAGATAAGGATTATAATAAGCCAGAAATTCGAGGTAAGATGTTCGGGGGTGAGTTTTGCCAGTAAGTCCGCAGGTCCTTTCATAAAAACGGTTCCTACCAATACAAGCAGTACTACCGCAAAAATGCGCATAACGAATTTCATTATATTTCCGAGATAAATACCGGAAATTTCGGAAATACTCGTACCGTTATGCCTTTCGGAAATCATACCGCTTAAATAATCGTGTACGCCTCCCGCAAAAATAGTTCCCAAGGCAATCCATAAAAATGCCGAAGGTCCCCATAAGGCTCCCGAAATAGCACCGAATATGGGTCCCAAACCGGCTATGTTTAAAAGCTGAATTAAAAAGACCTTTCCCGTGCTTAAGGGTACATAGTCCACACCGTCTTCTTTACTGATTGCCGGTGTAGGATTTTGGGTAATACCGAATGAGTTTTCGACTATCTTGCCGTAAACAAAATATCCGACGATTAAAATTGTCAGACACAAAACAAATGTAATCATACGCTACTCCTATACTTTGAATTATACGTTCATCTTATAAAAAATGCAAGCCTCTTTTAACAAAGTTTTTCTTCTTTTTTTGCTTTTTGCCAAAATTCTTCCATTTTTTCCCAATTTTCTTTGCAAAGTTTTAACCCCGCCTTTTTCATTTCCTTTTCTATAAACCTGAAAC is drawn from Treponema pedis and contains these coding sequences:
- a CDS encoding carbon starvation CstA family protein; this encodes MITFVLCLTILIVGYFVYGKIVENSFGITQNPTPAISKEDGVDYVPLSTGKVFLIQLLNIAGLGPIFGAISGALWGPSAFLWIALGTIFAGGVHDYLSGMISERHNGTSISEISGIYLGNIMKFVMRIFAVVLLVLVGTVFMKGPADLLAKLTPEHLTSNFWLIIILIYYFLATMLPIDKIISKIYPVFGIVLIIMALGICGGIFWGVFSGKMTMQEFSFANVHPQDLPRWPLLFITIACGAISGFHATQSPLMARCIKTEADGRKVFYGAMVGEGIIALIWAAAGVAFYNGTGGLAEALGKLGGPAGVVHNISFELLGIIGGILAFLGVVACPITSGDTAFRSARLTLSDWLNIEQKDIKKRLILAVPLLGIGGFLSQINFTIIWRYFAWSNQTLAMIALWAGAMYLFLNKKSYIIAVIPAVFMSAVSMTYILMAPEGFRLPTHISYPIGIAFAIICLAVFIFAIRKKRETN